A single window of Pseudomonadota bacterium DNA harbors:
- a CDS encoding AMP-binding protein, with protein MARLTQSYACGSSTHPIIYETIGNYLDRLAEQHPDNEALVVCHQKIRWTYAEFNARVNALAAGFLKLGIRTGDRVGIWGPNSHEWVLTQMATAKIGAILVCVNPAYRLSELRYALNKSGCKAIVSAEHFKSSHYLEMLNELLPELAASDPGNLHAEELPELRSVIRMGDDATPGMYRFPEIFCEEDDEYHSEIQRLKEVLRPDDPINIQFTSGTTGSPKGATLTHCNILNNGYLTGAGMRLTPEDRLCIPVPLYHCFGMVLGNLACFAHGATAVYPDEAFDPQTTLEAVQIERCTGLHGVPTMFVNELEHPEFDRFDLSSLRTGIMAGAPCPVDVMNRVISDMNMNHILIGYGQTEVSPLNHLTLPDDPIEKRVETVGRAVPWVEIKLVDDLGRVVPIGEKGEVCTRGYSVMLGYWNDEEQTRATIDAARWLHSGDLGVMDDEGYLRIVGRIKDMIIRGGENIYPREVEEFLYTHPAIAEVQVFGIPDAKMGEEVCAWIQLRPGELLAEDDIKAFCRGQITHFKIPKYVRFVDEFPMTVTGKIQKYKMSEMMAKDLSVATDAG; from the coding sequence ATGGCGCGACTAACTCAAAGCTATGCATGCGGCTCATCGACCCATCCGATTATCTATGAAACGATTGGCAACTACCTGGATCGTTTAGCGGAGCAGCACCCGGACAACGAAGCGCTGGTTGTTTGCCACCAGAAAATCCGCTGGACCTACGCGGAGTTTAATGCCCGCGTCAACGCACTGGCCGCGGGCTTTCTGAAGCTGGGTATTCGGACGGGGGATCGGGTTGGCATCTGGGGCCCCAATAGCCACGAGTGGGTTTTGACGCAGATGGCGACCGCCAAGATCGGCGCCATCTTGGTATGCGTGAACCCGGCCTATCGCCTGTCGGAGCTTCGGTACGCGCTGAACAAATCGGGCTGTAAAGCGATTGTGAGCGCGGAGCATTTCAAGAGCAGTCACTATCTGGAGATGCTCAACGAGCTGCTGCCGGAACTGGCTGCAAGCGACCCCGGAAACCTCCACGCTGAGGAGCTGCCAGAACTCCGAAGTGTCATTCGTATGGGGGACGACGCGACCCCGGGCATGTATCGCTTTCCAGAGATCTTTTGCGAGGAGGACGACGAGTATCACTCGGAGATTCAGCGGCTCAAAGAGGTCCTTCGACCCGATGATCCCATCAATATCCAGTTCACCTCCGGTACCACCGGAAGCCCCAAAGGCGCAACGCTCACCCATTGCAACATTCTCAACAACGGCTATCTGACTGGGGCCGGTATGCGGCTTACACCGGAGGATCGGTTATGTATTCCAGTGCCGCTCTATCACTGTTTCGGAATGGTGCTGGGAAATCTGGCGTGTTTTGCTCATGGTGCAACCGCCGTTTATCCAGACGAAGCGTTCGACCCGCAAACGACGCTCGAGGCCGTTCAGATTGAGCGCTGCACGGGTTTGCATGGTGTGCCCACGATGTTCGTGAATGAGCTGGAGCATCCGGAGTTTGACCGGTTTGACTTGTCATCGCTACGGACCGGCATTATGGCCGGTGCCCCTTGCCCGGTTGACGTCATGAACCGGGTTATCTCCGACATGAACATGAACCATATTCTGATTGGCTATGGCCAGACAGAGGTGAGCCCGCTGAACCATCTCACGTTGCCTGATGACCCGATTGAGAAGCGGGTGGAAACCGTTGGCAGGGCAGTGCCGTGGGTTGAAATCAAGCTGGTCGACGACCTGGGCCGGGTGGTCCCGATCGGCGAAAAGGGTGAGGTCTGCACGCGCGGATACTCCGTGATGTTGGGATACTGGAACGACGAAGAGCAGACGCGTGCAACCATCGATGCCGCCCGTTGGCTCCATTCGGGTGATCTCGGCGTCATGGACGATGAAGGCTATCTGCGCATTGTGGGTCGCATCAAAGACATGATCATTCGAGGCGGCGAGAACATTTATCCGCGCGAGGTTGAGGAGTTTCTCTACACACACCCCGCCATCGCCGAAGTCCAGGTCTTCGGGATTCCTGACGCAAAAATGGGAGAAGAAGTCTGTGCCTGGATTCAGCTTCGCCCAGGTGAGCTACTGGCGGAAGACGACATCAAGGCGTTCTGTCGCGGCCAAATCACCCACTTCAAGATTCCGAAATACGTTCGTTTTGTCGATGAATTTCCCATGACGGTCACGGGCAAAATCCAGAAATACAAGATGAGCGAGATGATGGCTAAGGACCTTTCTGTCGCCACCGACGCCGGCTAG
- a CDS encoding SDR family oxidoreductase has translation MQDLNLSEKTVIVTGAGRGIGRLMVLGLVASGANVLGTVGRNKAELDQTAALAAEQGPGEFRGIVSDVSRYEDCERCAFEAVRAFGQIDGLINNAARGPLEANDDYFSAKPPFWSAPPEAYARIVETNLVGAFFMTKAAVPTMLEQGFGRIINISTSRPTMVMQGLAAYGSTKAGLEAATVQWAKDLDGSGLTANVLLPGGAADTALIPGGEIGSRAIKDFQAGKGAGGEEGRTAGLLPADIMVPPTLWLCSDESAAYNGRRIVAKDWDPDLPPAKAAEEATDPPADSPRIM, from the coding sequence ATGCAAGATCTTAATCTTTCAGAAAAGACTGTCATTGTTACCGGCGCCGGCCGGGGCATTGGCCGCTTAATGGTGTTGGGGCTGGTGGCGTCCGGCGCCAATGTGCTGGGAACGGTCGGGCGAAATAAGGCGGAACTGGATCAAACCGCGGCGCTAGCGGCAGAGCAGGGCCCGGGTGAATTTCGCGGCATCGTGTCGGACGTCAGCCGCTACGAGGACTGCGAGCGCTGCGCGTTTGAGGCGGTTCGAGCATTCGGCCAGATCGACGGCCTGATCAATAACGCGGCACGTGGCCCCCTCGAGGCAAACGATGACTATTTCAGCGCAAAGCCGCCATTCTGGTCAGCACCACCCGAGGCGTATGCGCGGATCGTTGAGACCAACCTGGTTGGCGCCTTCTTTATGACGAAGGCCGCGGTGCCAACCATGCTGGAACAGGGTTTCGGCAGGATCATCAACATCTCGACGTCCCGGCCGACCATGGTGATGCAGGGGCTCGCCGCGTACGGTTCGACCAAAGCGGGGCTTGAGGCCGCCACGGTTCAGTGGGCCAAGGATCTGGACGGAAGCGGCCTCACGGCGAACGTGCTGCTGCCTGGGGGAGCGGCTGACACCGCACTCATTCCCGGCGGCGAGATCGGTTCTCGGGCCATAAAAGATTTTCAGGCCGGCAAAGGGGCGGGCGGGGAAGAAGGGCGGACGGCGGGACTCCTGCCGGCGGACATTATGGTGCCGCCCACCCTTTGGCTGTGCTCCGATGAGTCCGCCGCCTACAACGGCCGGCGGATTGTCGCCAAAGATTGGGATCCTGACCTGCCGCCTGCGAAGGCGGCAGAGGAGGCCACTGACCCACCGGCCGATTCACCGCGAATCATGTAG
- a CDS encoding DUF6607 family protein, whose protein sequence is MTSKSLFLALPLTFLAASVFANSAEEENVEPIDRQYTFSWNFVDQSTMAPRGGTTKGPAVTLDTESSEAWENLQAPGITKKERDRRAILAMAGPYRTSFDFLETVGYTAGYQPKRPYQSWGTEYVYVVEDKPEFVSLQHIIVMFFVDQEGAVQGPAVVKHWRQDWQYEDRALHVYDGHQRFRKTTLTAEEAAGTWSQSVYQVDDSPRYQAYGRWEHTPSYSSWLSSKTWRPLPRREFSVRDDYHVLEGTNRHTITRNGWVQEENNLKLVLTEDGSPNPEQPYLAREQGMARYERIVDHDFSSGDEYWKTTGPFWADVRQVWNELFEQHESFHVPKKLDDQSLFMVMFQYAGGISADAPYDAEASLTFVRNTLAKWVDPSETAKPAQAAAY, encoded by the coding sequence ATGACATCCAAAAGCTTATTCCTCGCTCTGCCGCTCACATTTTTAGCCGCCTCCGTATTTGCTAACAGTGCGGAGGAAGAAAACGTTGAACCCATCGACCGACAGTACACCTTTTCCTGGAACTTCGTGGATCAAAGCACCATGGCGCCACGCGGTGGCACCACGAAAGGGCCGGCAGTGACCCTGGACACCGAGTCCTCGGAGGCCTGGGAAAACCTTCAGGCTCCGGGCATCACAAAAAAGGAACGCGATCGCCGGGCCATATTGGCGATGGCGGGTCCTTACCGCACCTCGTTTGATTTCCTCGAGACTGTCGGATATACCGCCGGCTACCAGCCCAAGCGTCCCTATCAGTCCTGGGGTACCGAATACGTTTATGTCGTCGAGGATAAGCCCGAATTTGTGAGCCTCCAGCACATCATCGTGATGTTTTTTGTCGATCAGGAAGGTGCCGTCCAGGGACCCGCCGTCGTCAAGCACTGGCGTCAGGACTGGCAGTACGAGGATCGGGCGCTGCACGTTTACGACGGCCACCAACGTTTTCGAAAAACAACGCTTACGGCCGAGGAAGCGGCCGGCACCTGGTCACAGTCGGTGTATCAGGTTGACGACTCTCCCCGCTATCAGGCTTACGGCCGATGGGAGCACACGCCCAGCTACTCCAGCTGGCTGAGCAGCAAAACCTGGCGCCCCCTGCCCCGTCGCGAATTCAGCGTCCGCGATGATTACCACGTGCTCGAAGGCACTAACCGGCACACCATCACGCGCAACGGCTGGGTCCAGGAAGAAAACAATCTCAAGCTGGTGCTGACCGAAGACGGCTCACCCAACCCGGAGCAACCCTATCTCGCTCGCGAGCAGGGCATGGCACGCTACGAGCGGATCGTCGATCACGACTTCTCGTCGGGCGACGAGTACTGGAAAACGACCGGGCCGTTTTGGGCCGACGTGCGCCAGGTATGGAATGAGTTGTTCGAACAACACGAAAGCTTCCACGTGCCTAAAAAGCTCGATGACCAGTCGCTGTTTATGGTGATGTTTCAGTACGCGGGCGGCATCAGCGCGGATGCTCCCTACGACGCAGAAGCAAGCTTGACCTTCGTCCGCAACACCTTGGCAAAGTGGGTCGACCCGAGCGAAACCGCCAAGCCGGCACAGGCAGCCGCTTATTGA
- a CDS encoding ferric reductase-like transmembrane domain-containing protein, protein MSLFTRPWVLWCTLAAPGVWWLYGYLAEWIFYGQLIQLTGDFSVQLLIVTLAVTPLSRLFPGAGLSRWLKARRRNLGVASFAYATFHTVVYLDRKASLSRIVDEALEWSMFTGWLALLIFLALALTSNNRAVRSLKRRWQQLHWWVYPAAALTFLHWWLGAFDPTSALIHLAILLVVLSSRFLLRWGRSNRGR, encoded by the coding sequence TTGTCGCTTTTCACCCGGCCCTGGGTATTGTGGTGCACGCTGGCCGCGCCGGGCGTCTGGTGGCTCTATGGCTATCTTGCGGAGTGGATATTCTACGGTCAGCTGATTCAGCTGACCGGCGATTTTTCGGTTCAGCTCCTCATCGTGACCTTGGCGGTCACGCCGCTGAGCCGTCTTTTTCCCGGTGCAGGTCTCTCGCGCTGGCTTAAGGCGAGACGCCGCAACCTCGGCGTCGCAAGCTTCGCTTATGCCACCTTTCACACCGTGGTCTATCTCGACCGGAAGGCCTCGCTGTCTCGCATCGTGGACGAGGCGCTGGAGTGGTCAATGTTCACCGGCTGGCTGGCGCTGCTGATTTTTCTGGCGCTGGCGCTCACCAGCAACAACCGAGCCGTGCGCAGCCTCAAGCGCCGCTGGCAGCAGCTTCATTGGTGGGTTTATCCCGCAGCGGCGCTGACGTTTCTCCACTGGTGGCTCGGCGCTTTTGATCCTACGTCGGCACTTATCCATCTGGCGATTTTGCTGGTGGTTTTATCGTCCCGTTTTCTGCTTCGATGGGGTAGGTCAAACCGCGGCCGCTGA
- a CDS encoding serine hydrolase translates to MHKAGLCALVSLVISQAAIADNGQIAHAHPVSGIKIDGNPADWPKSLPSYPIQRSGDGDLVPANEAFDARFRAAYVPGGRSVFFAVEVKDDAHSVTADADPDWSAHDSVIAYLDFNHTKNGSASALYLALGDHRDMLSGEGSWDADVAKATWDQAEAVVKRHEGKTVYEWRIDAHKNLAANSVVGLDFLIADNDKPGEDSPSTLYVWGPGFGKSQAGGTTGDLLLLPADAQLTTLSGKIGMVSPAGGVVPADSKLRVQVSSEDQPELWLQTRSDETGNYQLDLPRGKYTITSASSMVRKDDEIPQVVGPSKPITVEVSGKAEVKAPTLGLNTMELPIRLSERGALFTFGQDSEAALDETVEALMKHFDVPGLSLALVKDGELRFNKRYGVRNAYSGDPVLEDTLFEAASITKAVFAFAVNRLAERGVIDLDKPLYEYLPFEDIAHDKRYQKITGRMALSHQTGFPNWRWANDDGKIDIKFYPGIKYGYSGEGFEYLGRVVSHLTGKPLEQVLLEEALQPMDFAGNTYFSDRPELHRQASRGHLAGMTGPHDFPGEVGVAHSMYTEAKTFSGFMVSLLARKGLSAEGYEKMLEPQVEVPLDPEEQPQWPSRYGLGFHLMNTPYGLAYGHGGNNGNFTCQFELYPEQDMGFAIFTNADTGSLLVNALREYLVIGSAEPQALSSID, encoded by the coding sequence ATGCACAAAGCCGGCCTCTGCGCCCTGGTTTCCCTGGTCATTTCTCAAGCCGCCATTGCGGATAACGGGCAGATCGCCCACGCCCACCCGGTATCGGGCATCAAGATTGATGGCAATCCGGCCGACTGGCCGAAATCCCTTCCGTCCTATCCCATACAGCGGTCCGGCGACGGCGATCTGGTGCCCGCCAACGAGGCCTTCGACGCCCGCTTTCGCGCGGCCTACGTGCCCGGCGGACGGAGCGTGTTTTTCGCGGTGGAAGTGAAAGACGACGCACATTCGGTGACCGCCGATGCGGACCCTGATTGGTCCGCGCACGACAGCGTCATCGCCTATCTGGACTTTAACCACACCAAGAACGGGTCTGCTTCGGCCCTCTATCTCGCGCTCGGCGACCATCGAGACATGCTCAGCGGCGAGGGAAGCTGGGACGCAGACGTGGCCAAAGCTACGTGGGATCAAGCGGAAGCGGTGGTCAAAAGGCATGAGGGCAAGACGGTGTATGAGTGGCGTATCGACGCTCACAAAAACCTGGCGGCTAACTCGGTCGTTGGCCTCGACTTTTTGATTGCTGACAACGACAAGCCCGGCGAAGACAGTCCGTCGACGCTCTACGTCTGGGGCCCGGGCTTCGGGAAAAGCCAGGCGGGCGGCACCACCGGTGACCTGCTGTTGCTGCCGGCAGACGCTCAGCTCACAACGTTGTCGGGCAAGATCGGCATGGTGTCACCGGCCGGCGGCGTGGTGCCCGCCGACAGCAAGCTGAGAGTCCAGGTGAGTTCGGAAGATCAGCCCGAACTGTGGCTGCAGACGCGCTCTGATGAAACCGGGAATTATCAGCTGGACCTGCCACGCGGGAAGTACACCATCACCAGCGCCAGCAGCATGGTTCGTAAGGACGACGAAATTCCGCAGGTGGTCGGACCGAGCAAGCCCATCACGGTGGAGGTTTCCGGTAAGGCCGAAGTTAAAGCTCCGACGCTAGGGCTTAACACGATGGAATTACCAATCCGGCTGTCGGAACGCGGAGCTTTGTTTACCTTCGGCCAAGACAGTGAAGCGGCTCTTGATGAGACGGTCGAGGCGCTGATGAAACACTTTGACGTCCCGGGTCTTTCGCTCGCCCTGGTGAAAGACGGCGAGCTCCGATTCAACAAGCGTTACGGCGTCCGCAACGCGTACAGTGGCGATCCCGTGCTCGAGGACACGCTGTTTGAGGCAGCCTCAATCACCAAAGCGGTTTTTGCCTTTGCCGTGAATCGGCTGGCGGAGCGGGGTGTGATCGATCTGGATAAGCCGCTCTATGAATATCTGCCGTTTGAGGATATCGCGCACGACAAGCGATACCAGAAAATCACCGGGCGTATGGCGCTGTCTCACCAGACGGGTTTTCCCAACTGGCGCTGGGCCAACGATGACGGCAAGATCGACATCAAGTTCTACCCCGGCATCAAATACGGCTACTCGGGCGAGGGCTTTGAATACCTTGGGCGTGTGGTGTCCCACCTGACGGGCAAGCCGCTTGAGCAGGTGCTGCTGGAAGAGGCGCTGCAGCCGATGGATTTTGCCGGCAATACCTATTTCTCCGACCGCCCTGAGCTACATCGTCAGGCGTCGCGTGGCCATCTGGCGGGCATGACCGGACCGCACGATTTTCCCGGCGAGGTCGGCGTTGCGCACAGCATGTACACCGAAGCCAAAACGTTTTCCGGGTTTATGGTCTCGCTGCTGGCGCGCAAGGGGCTGTCAGCCGAGGGCTACGAGAAAATGCTGGAGCCCCAGGTGGAAGTGCCGCTGGATCCCGAGGAGCAGCCGCAGTGGCCGAGTCGCTATGGGCTGGGCTTCCACCTGATGAACACCCCGTACGGACTGGCTTATGGTCACGGTGGCAACAACGGCAATTTCACCTGCCAGTTCGAGCTTTATCCGGAACAGGATATGGGTTTTGCGATCTTCACCAACGCGGATACCGGCTCGCTGCTGGTTAACGCGCTTCGCGAATATCTGGTGATTGGTAGCGCTGAACCACAGGCGCTCAGCAGTATCGATTGA
- a CDS encoding SDR family NAD(P)-dependent oxidoreductase: MRSVTRTIGIVAVVLLAWANAAPAQETKTPKAVLITGATTGIGRLTAEHLAKAGYFVYAGARKQNDIDELNEIENIKAVRLDVTIQSDIDAAVELIEKEGRGLWGLVNNAGVNVVDPLIEADFKDFQFIFDVNVFGVFRVSKAFAPLVIESKGRIVNISSISGVLAGGFDGYGMYVASKHALEGLTDQMAWELGPLGVAVSSILPGGFASDIGKSRCKRMLQNQAKKTYRYFGKSMESYIDSCKRRMSGEPMNIGPSPMPVALAIEQALFSESPREHYLVPGESDEARITIAKLLEEIAGLNVDADHSLSDDELLEIYRNEARIAQGKQPRTMPGFYDEQP, encoded by the coding sequence ATGCGAAGCGTAACTCGAACAATTGGTATTGTTGCGGTTGTGCTCCTCGCCTGGGCTAACGCTGCCCCGGCACAAGAGACCAAAACCCCGAAGGCGGTGTTGATCACCGGCGCCACCACCGGCATCGGCAGACTGACCGCTGAGCACCTGGCTAAAGCTGGTTACTTCGTTTACGCCGGGGCGAGGAAGCAAAACGATATCGACGAGCTGAACGAGATTGAGAATATCAAGGCCGTTCGGCTCGACGTCACGATCCAAAGCGACATCGACGCGGCGGTCGAGCTCATCGAAAAAGAAGGCCGTGGACTCTGGGGGCTAGTGAACAACGCCGGCGTCAATGTCGTCGACCCCTTGATCGAAGCAGACTTTAAGGACTTTCAGTTCATTTTTGACGTGAACGTCTTCGGTGTATTTCGGGTGAGCAAAGCTTTTGCGCCCCTGGTGATCGAGTCAAAGGGGCGAATCGTCAACATCAGCTCGATTTCGGGCGTCCTCGCCGGCGGATTCGACGGCTACGGCATGTACGTGGCAAGCAAACACGCCCTGGAAGGACTTACCGATCAGATGGCCTGGGAGCTTGGTCCGTTGGGCGTGGCGGTTAGTTCAATCCTCCCCGGCGGCTTTGCGTCAGACATTGGCAAATCGCGATGCAAACGAATGCTGCAGAACCAGGCGAAAAAAACCTATCGCTACTTTGGCAAGAGCATGGAGAGCTACATCGACAGCTGTAAGCGTCGTATGTCCGGCGAACCCATGAACATCGGGCCCTCGCCAATGCCCGTTGCGCTCGCGATTGAACAGGCGCTGTTTTCCGAGTCACCTCGCGAGCACTATCTTGTTCCCGGTGAGTCGGACGAAGCGCGCATTACCATCGCCAAGTTGCTGGAGGAGATCGCCGGGCTCAACGTGGACGCTGACCACAGCTTAAGCGACGACGAACTGCTCGAGATCTACCGGAATGAGGCCCGCATTGCCCAAGGTAAACAGCCAAGAACGATGCCGGGGTTCTACGACGAACAGCCGTAA
- a CDS encoding LEA type 2 family protein, with product MLSHCCTKPRPGLLSAVLLLAISLSGCAGLRPGYERPTVAVSSFRALPGSGALPEFEIGLQVINPNPEPLELRGVSYSIRLEGHELIKGVANNLPVVEGYGQEAVTLTASANLLAGIRLLTDLMSGPRDSFRYEFRAKLDPGALVPSIRITDAGEINLRSN from the coding sequence ATGCTGAGTCATTGCTGTACGAAGCCAAGACCCGGGCTGCTGAGTGCCGTTTTGCTGCTGGCTATTTCTCTCAGCGGCTGCGCCGGACTTCGTCCCGGCTATGAGCGGCCGACGGTGGCAGTCAGTTCTTTTCGCGCACTGCCGGGGAGCGGCGCTCTGCCCGAATTTGAAATCGGGCTGCAGGTCATCAACCCAAACCCAGAGCCCCTCGAGCTGCGGGGTGTTTCCTATTCGATTCGCCTTGAGGGCCATGAGCTGATCAAGGGCGTGGCTAACAACCTGCCGGTCGTAGAGGGTTACGGCCAGGAGGCCGTTACGCTGACGGCGTCCGCGAATCTGCTCGCTGGGATCAGGCTGCTCACAGACCTGATGAGCGGGCCGCGCGACAGTTTTCGCTATGAATTTCGCGCTAAGTTGGATCCGGGTGCACTGGTGCCATCGATACGCATTACGGATGCGGGCGAAATCAATCTAAGGAGTAACTAA
- a CDS encoding sodium-dependent transporter, whose product MAAGGAQTEMWSSRSGFLLASIGFAVGLGNIWRFPYVTGEYGGSAFLFVYLACVVCIGIPLLMTELAIGRRGRSSPAGSFREVAYEAGASPAWRHVGTLGVLCVFTILSYYTVLSGWTFDYLVRSVGGAFGGITSEQSGAMFGDLMNNPGRLLFWHTVVNVLIVVVVRRGVQGGIEKAVKLLMPALFAALLVMVGYGVVAGDFAAALKFMFEPDFSKITFETLMVAIGQAFFSIGIGLAAMITFGAYLPKQVSIPGSAVTVALADTGVAVIAGLVIFPLVFQFGLEPSGGPGLIFTTLPIAFGQMPGGQVFGAIFFVLLIAAALSSCIGCAEAVVSWVDEHWGVSRQKGVLMVAGGAWLLGFLSIASLGRWSGYYPLDFIPVFAGKTIFDTLDFLAANILLLIGGLLTSLFFGWVVPRSLKQDELGLGDGVLFGFWRVMLRFVIPPILLIALVLGLTQS is encoded by the coding sequence ATGGCAGCAGGCGGCGCACAAACGGAGATGTGGTCCTCGCGGAGCGGGTTTCTGCTCGCGAGCATCGGTTTTGCTGTAGGGCTCGGGAATATCTGGCGCTTCCCTTACGTAACCGGCGAATACGGCGGCAGCGCGTTTTTGTTTGTCTATCTCGCCTGCGTGGTGTGTATCGGCATTCCGCTGTTGATGACAGAGCTGGCGATCGGCCGACGCGGTCGCAGCAGTCCCGCGGGAAGCTTCCGTGAGGTGGCTTATGAAGCTGGCGCAAGCCCCGCCTGGCGTCATGTCGGGACGCTCGGCGTACTCTGCGTGTTTACGATTTTGTCGTATTACACCGTCTTGTCAGGCTGGACCTTCGACTACCTTGTGCGATCGGTTGGCGGCGCCTTTGGCGGCATAACCAGCGAGCAGTCCGGCGCCATGTTTGGAGACTTGATGAACAACCCCGGGCGGCTGCTGTTTTGGCATACGGTGGTTAACGTCCTCATCGTCGTTGTGGTGCGCCGGGGTGTCCAGGGCGGTATCGAAAAGGCGGTGAAGCTGCTCATGCCGGCCCTGTTTGCGGCGCTGCTAGTCATGGTGGGCTACGGCGTTGTCGCCGGCGATTTCGCGGCGGCGCTGAAATTTATGTTCGAACCGGACTTCAGCAAAATCACGTTCGAGACGCTGATGGTGGCAATCGGTCAGGCCTTCTTTTCCATCGGTATCGGGCTGGCGGCGATGATCACCTTTGGTGCTTACCTGCCGAAGCAGGTGTCGATTCCCGGTTCTGCGGTGACCGTGGCGTTGGCTGATACCGGGGTCGCGGTGATCGCGGGGCTCGTCATCTTTCCGCTGGTGTTTCAGTTTGGCCTGGAACCCTCCGGCGGACCGGGCCTGATCTTTACCACCTTGCCGATCGCCTTTGGGCAGATGCCGGGCGGGCAGGTGTTCGGTGCCATCTTTTTTGTGCTGCTGATCGCCGCGGCGCTCTCGTCGTGTATCGGCTGCGCTGAGGCTGTCGTCTCCTGGGTGGATGAGCACTGGGGCGTTTCGCGGCAGAAAGGTGTGCTGATGGTGGCCGGTGGAGCCTGGCTGCTGGGATTTCTGTCGATTGCGTCGCTGGGTCGCTGGTCGGGCTACTACCCGCTGGACTTCATCCCGGTGTTTGCGGGCAAAACGATTTTCGACACGCTCGACTTCCTGGCCGCGAACATTCTCCTGCTGATCGGTGGCTTGTTGACGTCGCTGTTCTTTGGGTGGGTGGTGCCCCGCTCGCTAAAGCAGGACGAGCTGGGCCTGGGCGACGGCGTGCTGTTTGGCTTTTGGCGCGTAATGCTGAGATTTGTGATCCCGCCGATCCTCCTGATCGCCCTGGTTTTGGGATTGACCCAGTCCTAG
- a CDS encoding aminotransferase class III-fold pyridoxal phosphate-dependent enzyme — MNILEQLGQLRSCGGKTHTRGLEDAVIEQFSHSHPELRQAVEDALSVWCCIREEYPDLVDLDEIEQREKIQEGVVNFYAHDAVNPYVALAARGPWVVTTKGAVIHDSGGYGMLGFGHNPSALDDTLGRHQVMANIMTGNFAQRRLMDALQREIGHARGEENPVFEHFLFLNSGSESVTAAARLSDVNAKQMTDPGGKAAGREIRILSLKGGFHGRTDRPAQFSDSSRKNYRRHLASFRDRDHLITVEPNDVAALHQIFSDAEASGVFIEAFFMEPVMGEGNPGEAITPQFYAAARQLTEQHGSLLLVDSIQAGLRAHGCLSIVDYPGFEKLPAPDMETYSKALNAGQYPMSVLAMNHRAAELYRAGIYGNTMTANPRAMDIAATVLRQLTPALRQNIRDRGAEFVAALKELADRMPGRITKVQGTGLLFSCEVSSEFRAYGASSLEEYLRLHGIGVIHGGENSLRFTPHFAIDGEELSLVVNAVADALENGPRRELPLAEAL, encoded by the coding sequence ATGAACATCTTAGAGCAACTGGGGCAGTTACGCTCCTGCGGCGGGAAGACACACACCCGCGGTCTGGAAGACGCGGTCATCGAGCAGTTTTCTCACTCTCATCCCGAGCTGCGACAGGCGGTAGAAGATGCTTTGAGTGTCTGGTGCTGTATCCGCGAGGAGTATCCGGACCTCGTGGATCTGGACGAAATCGAACAGCGCGAAAAGATCCAGGAGGGCGTTGTGAATTTCTACGCCCACGACGCGGTCAATCCATACGTTGCGCTCGCTGCCCGCGGGCCCTGGGTCGTGACCACCAAGGGTGCTGTGATTCACGACTCCGGCGGCTACGGCATGCTTGGGTTTGGACACAACCCGTCGGCGCTGGACGATACGCTGGGTCGCCATCAGGTCATGGCCAACATCATGACCGGCAATTTCGCGCAGCGACGCCTGATGGACGCTCTGCAGCGGGAAATCGGACATGCCCGCGGCGAAGAAAACCCGGTGTTTGAACACTTTCTGTTTCTCAACAGCGGGTCGGAGTCGGTCACCGCTGCCGCTCGCCTGTCGGACGTCAACGCCAAACAGATGACCGATCCGGGCGGCAAGGCGGCGGGCCGCGAGATTCGCATACTGTCGCTCAAGGGCGGATTTCATGGTCGGACGGACCGACCGGCCCAGTTTTCTGATTCATCGCGCAAGAACTATCGGCGGCACCTGGCCAGCTTCCGAGACCGCGACCACCTGATCACCGTCGAACCCAACGATGTCGCCGCGCTACACCAGATCTTTTCCGACGCGGAGGCAAGCGGGGTTTTCATTGAAGCGTTCTTCATGGAACCGGTGATGGGCGAAGGCAACCCCGGTGAAGCGATCACGCCGCAGTTTTACGCCGCCGCCCGCCAGCTCACCGAACAGCACGGCTCGCTGCTGCTGGTGGATTCGATTCAGGCCGGGCTGCGCGCCCACGGCTGTCTGTCGATTGTGGACTATCCCGGCTTTGAAAAACTGCCGGCACCCGACATGGAAACCTATTCCAAGGCCCTCAACGCGGGCCAGTACCCAATGTCGGTTCTCGCGATGAACCATCGAGCCGCTGAGCTCTACCGTGCCGGTATTTACGGCAACACGATGACCGCCAATCCGCGCGCCATGGATATCGCCGCCACCGTCCTGCGGCAGCTGACCCCGGCGCTACGTCAAAACATCCGCGACCGTGGCGCTGAGTTTGTTGCCGCACTCAAGGAACTCGCCGACCGCATGCCTGGGCGGATCACCAAGGTTCAGGGCACCGGGCTGCTGTTCAGCTGCGAGGTCAGCAGCGAGTTTCGGGCCTACGGTGCCAGCAGCCTGGAAGAGTACCTGCGGCTGCACGGGATTGGCGTGATTCACGGCGGTGAGAATTCGCTGCGCTTTACGCCCCACTTCGCGATTGATGGAGAGGAGCTCTCGCTGGTGGTCAACGCCGTGGCGGACGCGCTGGAAAACGGTCCTCGTCGCGAGTTGCCGCTGGCCGAGGCGTTGTAG